The sequence ACGTTGCAGATTCACCATCGAAAACGACCTCATTGGCACCGGCAATATCTTAGACATGCAAGACCCAAGCCGAGGTGTGGTGATCGCTGGAGAAGCAAATTGTGCAGTGTTATCAGGTGACTGAACAAAAATGAACTGCTGAGGCGGCTCGTTTTCGTCGCTGCTgaggctgctgctactgctgctgttggAGCTCATACCATCCGAGGGCCTCAACCTGCTTAAACCCGCAAACCTCTTGGAGAAACCATTCTCGTAGGTCTCCGGCACGGTGATCTGTGACTGATTGTACATGATGCTGTATGCAAGAAGATTTTTCCGTTTCCTGGAATAAGCATTGTCTGCCTTGGCAATGACCTTTGCAGAACCAGATGGCCCGATAGCTTCCTTGAGGAATGTGAAAGATCTGGACTTGCCGTTATAGAATTTAGAGATGCCACGCCTGCCCCACAAAAAGGATAAGCACGTCATAGGTAGCATATAGATAAACACCATAATGATGCAATGAACACACACATGAAGCGTGTAGTGCAGAAAAGTATAACAACATAACAGCTGTAGCGATAAGCATTGCCGTTTTGGTGGTGCATTATTTATGAGCAAGCATGCAAAACTGACCGGACAAAATACCAAAGTAAGTGTTTCCGGATCAGAAGGAATCAGGGAAATTTATGTCAACAAACAAAGGAACTTTTGCATTTAGCAGTTCGCAGACCATGTTGGCAAGAAAAACTAAAGCTACTTCTCAGTATTAGGAAATGTAAGATACTTAACCAGAGTATATTAATAGTACCATAGAAGGACCATACTGTTTGCAAAACATGTAGGAAAATGTTTCCATTAATAAACAAAGCCACAGTTTGTATAGTAGCAAACATATCAAATGGAGCACTCTTTCGTGGGGTTCATATACAGCGAAGGATCCCAACATGAAACTTGCATTGTGTTGTCAAGAGTTGTACTGT comes from Triticum aestivum cultivar Chinese Spring chromosome 5B, IWGSC CS RefSeq v2.1, whole genome shotgun sequence and encodes:
- the LOC123111949 gene encoding uncharacterized protein, with product MPPQPEPCSSSSSLGNDSDEGGAPTGKEDGEGEVQSAYSGAGLDGLAALEESLPIRRGISKFYNGKSRSFTFLKEAIGPSGSAKVIAKADNAYSRKRKNLLAYSIMYNQSQITVPETYENGFSKRFAGLSRLRPSDGMSSNSSSSSSLSSDENEPPQQFIFVQSPDNTAQFASPAITTPRLGSCMSKILPVPMRSFSMVNLQRLHSRCSSVCLEEEPEVD